In Paenibacillus phoenicis, one genomic interval encodes:
- a CDS encoding ArpU family phage packaging/lysis transcriptional regulator, with product MGRRRIHVYHALFDSLPVDEAATRAAVEKWLEEVRRYRQVGWIRKEAFITARYEPQFHGATHVVSQPTERIAIGNVDKEAELIRKSELLDLAMERLSEEQREVIRRSYLDQKGEYDFISCGEMGISDRTYRRIKASAIRLLAAALKLEVYKEEPQTAKHGVG from the coding sequence ATGGGGAGAAGACGCATTCATGTGTATCATGCTTTATTCGATTCATTGCCGGTGGACGAAGCAGCAACCCGGGCTGCGGTGGAAAAGTGGCTGGAAGAAGTCAGACGATACCGGCAGGTTGGATGGATTCGTAAGGAAGCGTTCATCACCGCACGATATGAGCCGCAGTTTCATGGTGCGACCCATGTTGTAAGTCAACCAACGGAACGAATTGCGATCGGGAACGTGGATAAGGAGGCGGAGCTGATTCGCAAATCAGAGCTGCTGGACCTTGCCATGGAGAGGTTATCGGAGGAGCAGCGAGAGGTGATACGACGCAGTTATTTGGATCAGAAGGGTGAGTACGATTTTATCAGCTGCGGCGAGATGGGCATCAGTGACCGGACCTACCGTCGCATCAAAGCCAGCGCCATCCGCCTTCTGGCGGCGGCTCTAAAGCTTGAGGTCTATAAAGAAGAACCGCAAACGGCAAAACACGGGGTCGGCTGA
- a CDS encoding helix-turn-helix domain-containing protein, which translates to MQTLGERIKYLRELRQLTQKDLASQAEISVVQLSRYETNDRKPDPEVLRNIVDALDTSADYLLGRTNDPSPAAEKGMSLSFFGGPEAYTADEIAMMEAALKAYREQKKKLLDGDEAKG; encoded by the coding sequence ATGCAAACGCTAGGCGAACGGATCAAATATCTTCGTGAACTACGTCAGCTCACGCAAAAAGACCTCGCCTCCCAAGCCGAAATTTCGGTCGTTCAGCTGTCCCGGTATGAGACAAACGATCGCAAGCCGGATCCGGAGGTGCTGCGTAATATCGTTGACGCTCTGGATACCAGCGCCGATTATTTGCTGGGCCGGACCAACGACCCGTCTCCTGCAGCGGAGAAAGGCATGAGCTTGTCTTTTTTCGGAGGACCTGAAGCGTATACGGCGGATGAAATCGCCATGATGGAGGCAGCCCTCAAAGCGTATCGGGAGCAGAAGAAGAAGCTGCTGGACGGAGACGAGGCTAAAGGCTAA
- a CDS encoding ImmA/IrrE family metallo-endopeptidase has protein sequence MLYAYYRETHLEQWMNTKYLNHGISSPADLDIDRIAEAFGIGLVYGNHPSFSDNEENVIFLNKMMKSDQARVVFFHELCHVLRHAGDQRRMTELFMHAQETEAEQFVLYAAIPFFMFAKLPVPDHRSEAVVYIAEQFQVPLELAEQRLDQIQRRVLQGSLIAAAQEATRRQREAEQNWSPETRRVLSQLERQIGGRGGR, from the coding sequence ATGTTGTACGCCTATTATCGTGAGACCCATCTGGAGCAGTGGATGAATACAAAATATCTGAACCACGGGATATCGTCCCCCGCCGATCTCGACATCGACCGCATCGCTGAAGCCTTTGGGATCGGATTGGTTTACGGGAATCACCCGTCCTTTTCGGACAACGAGGAGAATGTAATCTTCCTGAACAAAATGATGAAGTCGGATCAGGCCCGGGTCGTCTTCTTCCATGAACTTTGCCATGTGCTGCGCCATGCCGGGGATCAGCGGAGGATGACCGAACTGTTCATGCATGCCCAAGAGACCGAGGCCGAGCAGTTTGTGCTGTATGCCGCCATTCCTTTCTTTATGTTCGCTAAGCTGCCAGTGCCGGATCATCGCAGCGAAGCGGTTGTCTACATCGCCGAACAGTTCCAGGTCCCCCTGGAGCTGGCGGAGCAGCGGCTGGACCAAATCCAACGGCGGGTGCTGCAAGGCAGCCTCATCGCAGCAGCCCAGGAGGCAACCCGCCGCCAGCGCGAAGCGGAGCAGAACTGGTCGCCGGAAACCCGGCGGGTGCTGTCCCAGCTGGAACGACAAATCGGTGGTCGAGGAGGGCGATAG
- a CDS encoding oxalate decarboxylase family bicupin: MSDHLDSSDSRQPENQAAGISSIPQPIRDDGSGATDTGPRDVMRDRENPDMLVPPVTDNGLIPNLKFSLSDTHMQLNHGGWSREITVRELPIATTLAGVNMRLTPGGVRELHWHQQAEWSFMISGRARITAVDQDGRNFIADMGVGDLWYFPPGIPHSIQGLEEGCEFLLVFDDGNFSDLNTLSISDWFAHTPKEVLSANFGVPRKAFDRIPKEQVYIYQDRVPGPIDTQRIESPYGEIPVSFKHSLLAQKPIQTPGGTVRIADSRNFPIAKTIAAALVEIKPGAMRELHWHPNNDEWQYYLSGKGRMTVFAGNGAARTFNVRAGDVGYVPFAYGHYIQNTGDRSIWFLEMFRSDRFADISLNQWMALTPRELVQSNLNVGPLLMALRKQKWPVVKYDRPNQPRS, encoded by the coding sequence ATGTCGGATCATTTGGATTCATCCGATTCAAGACAGCCGGAAAACCAAGCTGCCGGGATATCGTCGATCCCCCAGCCGATCCGAGATGATGGCAGCGGAGCCACCGATACCGGCCCCCGGGACGTGATGCGGGATCGCGAAAACCCCGATATGCTGGTACCTCCGGTGACCGATAACGGATTGATTCCGAATCTGAAGTTCTCTCTTTCAGATACGCATATGCAGTTGAACCATGGGGGATGGTCCCGGGAAATTACGGTTCGGGAGCTGCCGATCGCTACGACGCTGGCGGGGGTCAATATGCGTCTGACGCCGGGGGGAGTGCGGGAGCTGCATTGGCATCAACAGGCGGAATGGTCGTTTATGATCTCAGGAAGGGCACGGATCACGGCGGTGGATCAGGACGGACGGAACTTTATCGCCGATATGGGCGTGGGGGATTTGTGGTATTTTCCACCGGGGATTCCTCATTCGATTCAAGGGCTGGAGGAAGGCTGCGAGTTTCTGCTAGTATTTGATGACGGTAATTTCTCCGACTTAAATACGTTGTCCATCTCGGACTGGTTTGCCCATACGCCGAAAGAGGTGCTTTCCGCGAATTTTGGCGTACCTCGTAAAGCGTTTGACCGCATCCCCAAAGAGCAGGTGTATATCTATCAGGACCGTGTCCCGGGGCCAATCGACACGCAAAGGATCGAATCGCCTTACGGAGAAATTCCTGTCAGCTTCAAGCATAGCCTGCTGGCCCAGAAGCCGATCCAAACGCCGGGCGGGACCGTGCGAATTGCGGATTCCAGAAATTTTCCTATCGCCAAGACGATTGCGGCCGCTCTTGTGGAAATCAAGCCCGGCGCGATGAGGGAGCTGCATTGGCACCCGAACAACGACGAATGGCAGTATTATTTGTCCGGGAAAGGACGGATGACCGTATTTGCTGGTAACGGCGCCGCCCGGACATTTAACGTTAGAGCAGGGGATGTGGGGTATGTTCCGTTTGCCTATGGCCACTACATTCAAAATACCGGTGACCGCAGCATCTGGTTCTTGGAAATGTTCCGCAGTGACCGGTTTGCCGATATATCGCTTAATCAATGGATGGCGCTGACGCCGCGGGAGCTGGTGCAGAGCAATCTGAATGTGGGGCCGCTGCTGATGGCGCTTCGCAAACAAAAGTGGCCGGTGGTAAAATACGACCGCCCCAATCAACCTCGCTCATAA
- a CDS encoding glycoside hydrolase family 43 protein, with translation MEKPVRPNEPLVTHIYTADPSAHVYEGKIYIYPSHDIDHDGPDNDNGDQYAMEDYHVLSLDDFNSPCVDHGEVLHLRDIPWASKQLWAPDAAYKNNTYYLYFPARDKEGIFRIGVATSSSPAGPFKAEESYIPGSFSIDPAVLVDDDNRAYMYFGGLWGGQLEKWQTGTFKPDAEGPAPDAPALGPRFAELSDDMLTFKSAPQEISIVDEDGNPLLAGDEDRRYFEGPWVHKYNGYYYLSYSTGTTHTLVYAISKNPQGPFVFKGKILEPVIGWTTHHSIVQFQDKWYLFYHDSSLSGGVNHKRSVKYTELHYNPDGTIQTIDPYK, from the coding sequence GTGGAAAAACCTGTACGTCCGAATGAACCACTTGTTACACACATTTATACGGCAGACCCATCTGCCCATGTGTATGAAGGCAAGATCTATATTTATCCATCCCATGACATTGATCACGACGGTCCCGACAACGACAACGGCGACCAATACGCGATGGAGGACTACCATGTCCTCTCGCTGGACGACTTCAACTCTCCGTGCGTCGACCACGGCGAAGTGCTGCATTTGCGTGATATCCCATGGGCCAGCAAGCAATTGTGGGCTCCGGATGCAGCTTACAAGAACAATACGTATTACCTCTACTTCCCCGCACGGGACAAAGAAGGCATCTTCCGCATTGGCGTAGCCACCAGCTCTTCGCCTGCCGGACCTTTCAAGGCGGAAGAAAGCTATATTCCAGGCAGCTTCAGCATCGATCCGGCCGTGCTCGTGGATGACGACAATCGTGCATACATGTATTTCGGCGGACTTTGGGGCGGTCAGCTGGAGAAATGGCAAACCGGCACCTTCAAACCGGACGCCGAAGGACCGGCACCGGACGCTCCAGCACTGGGACCGCGATTCGCCGAGCTTAGCGATGATATGCTTACCTTCAAATCGGCACCGCAGGAAATCTCGATTGTGGATGAAGATGGCAATCCGCTGTTAGCCGGAGACGAGGATCGCCGTTATTTCGAAGGGCCGTGGGTGCACAAATACAACGGGTATTACTACCTGTCCTACTCCACCGGAACGACCCATACACTGGTTTATGCGATCAGTAAGAACCCGCAAGGCCCTTTCGTATTTAAAGGTAAAATCCTGGAGCCTGTCATCGGCTGGACCACACACCATTCGATCGTGCAATTCCAAGATAAATGGTACCTGTTCTACCATGACAGCTCGTTGTCCGGCGGCGTGAACCACAAACGCAGCGTCAAATACACCGAGTTGCATTACAATCCGGACGGCACCATTCAAACCATCGATCCATATAAATAA
- a CDS encoding X2-like carbohydrate binding domain-containing protein, which produces MIRLLQKTLVCWLAAALTLVPFAYFGTESKVAHAADNGLALKPYMGWSSYSLQVYDGPEGNWTSEAKLKMISDAMREKLQAHGYEYINIDAGWNGSMDEYGRPLPSETLYPNGFENLVDYIHNNGQKVGIYLIPGLSKEAYEKNLPIYGTEYHMQDIAAQPLRPADYWNIDYKIDFSKPGAQEYVNSIADLIASWGVDFVKFDSVTPGSGHNDLSIDARDDVKAWSMALSKHGIWLELSWALDHNYVDFWKKYANGWRVNWDVEAYDRNIGMTQWSNIARLFPDAALWWRDAGPGGWNDFDSLNIGNGQTSGLTRDERQTAATLWAIACAQFYTGDDLTNLDGYGLELLTNDEVIAVNQAGRPAHPVSMATNQQVWYANNGDGTYTVALFNLGTKGASMNVKWSDIGLDGAASVRDLWAHKELGDYATGMTNIYLEPHASRLFKVTAKNGTSKVNDDDTGVKYTGSWTRNGGKELVQDAQDLNVMIMESSDATNPIAPEVSNSVESLEQAAPESVVETVEHWVIYNDNHPSVTYDTYGTGGSWGYSSGRNPDWNDYQGDVHYGEKGEVGFEFPFRGTGIDFLTETADSGGEIDIYLDGEFRETVNANASVQQGQVPIYSVRNLPFGEHTLSGIKKGGTYLIVDGFKVYADSLIGSTTADFETTNPQDVTVSLPLGGDTLTSIAAGSTALARNTDYVISGDDVTIKKEFLLQQLPGTLSLTFHFAGGDLQTFNVDITGPAIVNSTISPTMAEFDQKPSAQADVTTAMTLNGNTLVRIANGEEDLTEGADYTIEGDTVRIHSSYLAAQPTGTIELTFHFSAGLPQTLTIQIVDMSGRFLMINNDDPGIRYTGSWNRNGGRNFGDYMDDVHFAETNGDFLEYTFKGTGIQYITEIDPSQGEVDVYLDGAFVGTVDTHADVRQAMQAVYSVSGLSNSLHTIKLVKKSGRFMLLDAFRVQIPDLINRTEATFDKTLSAQEDIQVEVLSGIENLSSIQNGETPLVEGTDYTVEGNQVTIKKEYLAAQPAGSLKLTFHIKGDYYDDVHSTEMNGDFFEYTFKGTGIDLRMPTGPAQGEMEVYIDGQLKATVDAYAETRSAQQPLFSIANLPAGEHTIKVVKKSGELMLVDQLIFHVASGSTPPTTPTNPTNPPSSPSGPSTPPSRPVEPEIIRDPSSPIPVDIVRTTAADGSKQDEIKLTADAKLREAINKLEEEGAASLSLMIPDAKDEVSTIKISLARDVISLLTGRGLDLQFRTVNGEITIPAASLQGASGDVTMTIQPVKAAAQTKEIEGRANQAEVVLTATGGNEVTIIGRPVQIETNLQNREVELVLPLTGIADEVDPTKLGVYVEHSGGTTEFLTGEVVPLANGKGLKLTVDHFSTFALVKSDVALTSMHKAYISGYPGGLFKPENPITRAEMAAMLVKAVEMKEAGQTIRFSDVPAGHWAVEAIAKAYRMGLMQGYADGSFKPEKPVTRAEITAIAVKLMKSAAGQRGAGFSDTAGHWAEQAILAAQAAGIVSGYADGSFRPTALVTRAEAVTVLNRALERGPLFGGADVLPVWRDVPQTHWAFYEIAEASTEHTEMPRAEGGELLK; this is translated from the coding sequence ATGATCCGTTTGCTGCAAAAGACGTTGGTTTGCTGGTTAGCGGCGGCGCTGACTCTAGTGCCCTTTGCTTATTTTGGCACGGAGAGCAAGGTGGCCCATGCCGCCGATAACGGCCTGGCATTGAAGCCTTATATGGGTTGGAGCAGCTACAGCCTGCAGGTGTACGACGGGCCGGAGGGAAATTGGACCTCGGAAGCGAAGCTGAAGATGATCTCCGATGCCATGCGCGAGAAGCTGCAAGCCCACGGGTACGAATACATCAACATCGACGCAGGCTGGAACGGCAGCATGGACGAATACGGCCGGCCGCTTCCAAGTGAAACGTTGTATCCTAACGGTTTTGAGAATTTGGTGGACTATATCCATAATAATGGACAGAAGGTCGGGATCTATTTGATTCCCGGTTTGTCCAAAGAAGCTTACGAGAAGAACCTGCCGATTTACGGCACGGAATACCATATGCAGGACATCGCCGCTCAGCCGCTTCGACCAGCGGACTATTGGAATATCGATTACAAAATCGACTTCTCCAAGCCGGGGGCGCAGGAATATGTGAACTCCATCGCGGATCTGATCGCCTCCTGGGGCGTTGACTTCGTGAAGTTCGACAGCGTGACTCCCGGGTCTGGCCATAACGACCTATCGATCGACGCGCGGGATGACGTAAAGGCCTGGTCGATGGCGTTGTCCAAGCACGGAATATGGCTGGAACTGTCCTGGGCGCTGGACCACAACTACGTAGACTTCTGGAAAAAATACGCCAATGGCTGGCGCGTCAATTGGGATGTGGAGGCGTATGACCGCAACATTGGGATGACCCAATGGTCGAACATCGCCCGGTTGTTCCCGGATGCTGCCTTGTGGTGGCGTGACGCTGGCCCCGGCGGTTGGAACGATTTCGACTCGCTTAACATTGGGAACGGGCAGACGTCCGGCTTGACCCGAGACGAGCGGCAGACCGCGGCAACGCTGTGGGCGATTGCCTGTGCGCAATTTTACACCGGCGACGATTTAACTAACCTGGACGGCTATGGTCTGGAGCTGTTGACGAATGATGAGGTGATCGCCGTCAACCAAGCCGGCCGCCCGGCACATCCCGTATCGATGGCAACCAATCAACAGGTGTGGTACGCCAATAATGGGGATGGCACATACACGGTGGCTTTGTTTAATCTGGGCACCAAAGGCGCATCCATGAATGTAAAGTGGAGCGACATCGGTTTGGACGGCGCTGCTTCGGTCCGCGATTTGTGGGCCCATAAGGAGCTTGGCGATTATGCAACCGGAATGACCAACATTTATTTGGAGCCGCATGCTTCGCGTTTGTTCAAGGTTACAGCCAAGAACGGAACCTCCAAAGTGAATGATGACGACACAGGCGTGAAATATACCGGAAGCTGGACGCGCAACGGCGGTAAAGAGCTGGTACAGGATGCCCAAGATTTGAACGTCATGATTATGGAGTCTTCCGATGCAACGAATCCAATTGCGCCAGAAGTTAGCAACTCGGTGGAAAGCTTAGAGCAAGCGGCGCCCGAGTCCGTCGTTGAGACGGTAGAGCATTGGGTGATCTATAACGACAATCACCCGTCGGTGACCTACGATACTTACGGCACCGGGGGCAGCTGGGGTTACAGTTCAGGCAGAAATCCCGATTGGAACGATTATCAAGGGGATGTCCATTACGGGGAAAAAGGAGAGGTAGGTTTTGAATTCCCGTTTAGGGGCACTGGCATTGATTTTCTGACCGAAACTGCAGATTCTGGCGGGGAAATTGACATCTATCTCGACGGCGAATTCCGAGAGACGGTTAACGCCAATGCTTCCGTTCAACAGGGGCAGGTTCCCATTTACAGCGTGCGAAATCTGCCGTTTGGCGAGCATACCCTCTCCGGTATAAAAAAGGGCGGAACCTACCTGATCGTTGATGGGTTTAAGGTTTATGCGGACAGCTTAATTGGTTCGACAACGGCTGATTTTGAAACAACGAATCCACAGGATGTGACCGTATCGTTGCCGCTGGGAGGAGACACGTTGACGAGCATCGCGGCAGGTTCAACAGCGCTGGCGCGGAATACCGATTATGTGATCTCCGGGGACGATGTTACGATCAAGAAAGAGTTTTTGCTCCAGCAACTGCCGGGGACGCTGAGCTTGACGTTTCATTTCGCCGGCGGAGATTTGCAGACGTTCAACGTCGATATCACCGGGCCTGCGATCGTCAACAGCACGATCTCGCCGACAATGGCGGAGTTTGATCAGAAACCGTCGGCGCAAGCGGACGTGACGACTGCGATGACGCTAAACGGAAATACGCTGGTTCGCATCGCCAACGGGGAGGAAGATTTGACCGAAGGGGCGGACTACACCATCGAAGGGGATACGGTCCGCATTCATTCCTCGTATTTAGCAGCACAGCCTACAGGAACCATCGAGCTGACGTTCCATTTTAGCGCAGGTCTGCCACAAACGCTTACGATTCAAATCGTGGATATGTCAGGCCGGTTCCTTATGATCAATAACGATGACCCCGGCATTCGTTACACGGGGTCCTGGAACCGCAACGGTGGTCGGAACTTTGGGGATTACATGGATGATGTGCATTTTGCCGAGACCAACGGAGATTTTCTGGAGTATACGTTTAAGGGCACCGGAATCCAGTACATCACTGAAATCGATCCGTCCCAGGGAGAGGTGGATGTGTATCTGGATGGCGCATTTGTAGGTACCGTGGATACCCATGCCGACGTTAGACAGGCGATGCAAGCTGTCTACAGTGTATCCGGATTGTCCAACAGCCTGCATACGATCAAGCTGGTGAAGAAATCAGGCCGATTTATGCTATTGGATGCGTTCAGGGTGCAAATTCCTGACCTGATAAACCGCACCGAAGCGACTTTTGATAAAACGCTGTCCGCCCAGGAGGACATCCAAGTAGAAGTGCTTAGCGGCATCGAAAATCTCAGCAGCATCCAAAACGGTGAGACGCCGTTGGTTGAGGGCACAGACTACACCGTAGAGGGGAACCAGGTGACGATCAAGAAGGAATACCTCGCCGCTCAACCGGCGGGAAGCTTGAAGCTGACGTTCCACATCAAGGGAGATTACTACGATGACGTGCATTCCACCGAGATGAATGGCGATTTCTTCGAGTATACGTTTAAGGGCACCGGCATCGATTTGCGAATGCCTACTGGCCCGGCTCAAGGGGAAATGGAGGTGTACATCGACGGACAGCTGAAAGCGACGGTAGACGCCTATGCCGAGACCCGCAGCGCTCAGCAACCGTTGTTCAGCATCGCCAACCTGCCGGCTGGTGAACATACAATCAAAGTGGTGAAAAAATCCGGCGAGCTGATGCTGGTCGATCAGCTGATCTTCCACGTCGCTTCGGGTTCGACGCCGCCAACAACGCCAACCAATCCGACGAACCCGCCTTCGTCTCCATCTGGACCGTCAACGCCGCCTAGCCGTCCAGTGGAACCGGAAATTATCCGCGATCCATCCAGTCCTATCCCGGTCGACATCGTTCGGACGACCGCAGCTGATGGCTCGAAGCAGGATGAAATCAAGTTGACGGCCGATGCTAAGCTTCGGGAAGCGATTAACAAATTGGAGGAAGAAGGCGCCGCTTCGCTGAGTCTGATGATCCCGGATGCGAAGGATGAAGTGAGCACCATCAAGATTTCGCTTGCCCGCGACGTCATTTCCTTGCTCACGGGGCGTGGACTTGACTTGCAATTTCGAACCGTAAACGGGGAGATCACGATTCCGGCAGCTTCCTTGCAGGGGGCAAGCGGTGATGTGACGATGACGATCCAGCCGGTAAAAGCAGCCGCCCAAACCAAGGAAATCGAAGGGCGCGCGAACCAGGCTGAGGTTGTGCTTACGGCTACAGGAGGTAATGAAGTTACAATTATCGGCCGCCCGGTTCAAATCGAGACGAATTTACAAAACCGGGAGGTCGAGCTTGTTCTGCCGTTAACGGGGATAGCAGATGAAGTAGACCCGACTAAACTCGGGGTCTATGTCGAACATTCCGGCGGAACAACGGAGTTCCTGACGGGGGAAGTTGTTCCGTTAGCCAACGGCAAAGGGCTGAAACTCACCGTCGATCATTTCAGCACCTTTGCTTTAGTGAAGTCGGACGTAGCGTTAACCTCTATGCATAAGGCTTATATCAGCGGTTACCCCGGTGGTTTGTTTAAACCGGAGAACCCGATCACTCGCGCGGAGATGGCCGCCATGTTAGTTAAAGCGGTGGAAATGAAGGAAGCGGGCCAGACGATTCGCTTCAGCGATGTTCCGGCAGGTCATTGGGCCGTTGAGGCGATTGCCAAAGCGTACAGAATGGGCTTGATGCAAGGCTATGCCGATGGCAGCTTCAAGCCGGAAAAGCCTGTCACACGGGCGGAAATTACGGCGATCGCCGTGAAGTTGATGAAGTCGGCTGCAGGGCAGCGAGGCGCAGGCTTCTCGGACACTGCCGGTCATTGGGCGGAGCAGGCGATCCTAGCGGCTCAAGCGGCGGGTATCGTCAGCGGATATGCTGACGGCTCGTTCCGGCCAACGGCTTTGGTCACACGGGCCGAGGCTGTGACGGTGTTGAACCGCGCATTGGAGCGGGGGCCGCTGTTTGGTGGAGCCGACGTACTTCCGGTGTGGCGTGACGTTCCGCAGACGCATTGGGCATTTTATGAGATTGCGGAAGCATCGACAGAGCACACCGAGATGCCGAGAGCAGAAGGCGGAGAACTGCTGAAATAA
- a CDS encoding catalase, which translates to MDSQAGTNYESTEAEHILTDRQGHPITDNQNVRTVGSRGPTTLENYHFLEKISHFDRERIPERVVHARGAGAHGYFEAYGKVGDEPIAKYTRAKLFQEAGKRTPVFVRFSTVIGGGESPETLRDPRGFAVKFYTEDGNWDLVGNNLKIFFIRDPLKFPDMVHSFKPDPVSKLPDPERMFDFLSQTPESTHMVTFLFSPWGIPANYRQMQGSGVNTYKWVNKDGEAVLVKYHWEPLKQGIKNLLQHEADEIQKTNYNHATQDLYEAIERGDYPEWELCVQIMSDDDHPELDFDPLDPTKLWDPEKFPFLPVGKMVLNRNPENYFAEVEQAAFGTGVLVDGLDFSDDKLLQGRTFSYSDTQRYRVGTNYLQLPINAPKTKVATNQRGGQMDYRVVHNPGTNPHVDYEPSTKEGLKEADIRGKDHEPHYDANLVRRKIERTNDFAQAGETYRKFDDVEKNELISNLVNNLKVCSPKIQETWISYFTQADEEYGRRVKEGLEAAKREMGAAGKHTSTADADQAMDKAKGMGHESDRY; encoded by the coding sequence GTGGATAGCCAAGCTGGAACAAACTACGAATCAACGGAAGCCGAACATATTTTAACGGACCGTCAGGGTCACCCCATCACGGACAATCAGAACGTCCGAACCGTAGGAAGCCGGGGGCCAACCACTCTGGAGAACTATCATTTCCTCGAGAAAATCTCCCATTTCGACCGGGAACGTATTCCGGAACGAGTGGTACACGCGCGGGGGGCCGGGGCTCATGGTTATTTTGAAGCTTACGGCAAAGTCGGGGACGAGCCGATTGCGAAATATACCCGGGCCAAGCTGTTTCAGGAGGCCGGAAAACGGACGCCGGTGTTCGTCCGCTTCTCGACCGTGATCGGCGGCGGGGAATCCCCCGAAACGCTCCGCGATCCGCGCGGATTTGCGGTGAAATTTTATACGGAGGATGGCAACTGGGATTTGGTGGGTAACAACCTGAAGATCTTTTTTATCCGTGATCCATTGAAGTTCCCGGATATGGTGCATTCCTTCAAGCCCGATCCAGTCAGCAAGCTGCCGGACCCGGAGCGAATGTTCGACTTCCTGTCGCAAACGCCGGAGTCGACGCATATGGTGACTTTCCTGTTCTCGCCTTGGGGCATCCCGGCAAACTATCGTCAGATGCAGGGTTCAGGGGTCAACACGTATAAATGGGTCAATAAAGATGGAGAAGCCGTACTGGTCAAATACCATTGGGAGCCGCTGAAGCAAGGGATCAAGAATCTGCTGCAGCACGAGGCCGACGAGATCCAGAAGACCAACTATAACCATGCAACGCAGGATTTGTATGAGGCGATCGAGCGCGGTGATTATCCGGAGTGGGAGCTGTGCGTGCAGATCATGAGCGATGACGACCATCCGGAGCTGGACTTCGATCCGCTGGACCCCACCAAGCTGTGGGATCCCGAGAAATTCCCGTTTCTGCCGGTTGGCAAAATGGTGCTGAATCGCAATCCGGAGAATTATTTTGCCGAGGTAGAGCAAGCGGCGTTTGGGACCGGCGTGCTGGTGGACGGGCTGGATTTCTCCGATGACAAGCTGCTGCAAGGGCGGACCTTCTCTTACTCGGATACGCAGCGTTACCGCGTGGGGACAAACTATTTGCAACTTCCCATCAATGCGCCAAAAACGAAGGTTGCCACGAACCAACGCGGCGGACAAATGGACTATCGGGTCGTCCACAATCCGGGCACGAACCCGCATGTCGATTATGAACCGTCAACGAAAGAAGGCCTGAAAGAAGCGGACATACGAGGCAAAGACCATGAGCCGCATTACGACGCCAATCTGGTTCGACGGAAGATCGAACGCACCAACGATTTCGCTCAAGCCGGCGAGACCTACCGCAAGTTTGATGATGTGGAGAAAAACGAGCTGATTTCCAATTTGGTGAACAATCTGAAGGTGTGCAGTCCTAAAATACAGGAAACGTGGATCAGCTACTTTACCCAAGCTGACGAAGAGTATGGAAGACGCGTAAAGGAAGGGCTTGAAGCGGCCAAGCGGGAAATGGGAGCCGCAGGCAAGCATACCAGCACGGCGGACGCAGATCAAGCGATGGATAAAGCCAAAGGGATGGGGCATGAGTCCGATCGGTATTAA